A window of uncultured Litoreibacter sp. contains these coding sequences:
- the rplM gene encoding 50S ribosomal protein L13: MKTFTATPSDIDKKWILIDAEGVVLGRLASIVAMRLRGKHKPSFTPHMDMGDNVIIINADKIQMTGKKREENFYWHTGHPGGIKSRTKQQILEGKHPERVVVNAVKRMLPGGVLSRQQMTNLRVYASADHPHEAQSPEVLDVKAMNPKNTRSA, translated from the coding sequence ATGAAAACCTTTACCGCTACACCTAGCGATATCGACAAGAAATGGATCCTGATCGACGCTGAAGGCGTTGTTCTGGGCCGCCTCGCGTCGATCGTGGCTATGCGCCTGCGTGGCAAGCATAAGCCCTCCTTCACGCCGCACATGGACATGGGCGACAACGTGATCATCATCAACGCTGACAAAATCCAGATGACCGGCAAGAAGCGCGAAGAAAACTTCTACTGGCACACCGGCCACCCCGGCGGGATCAAGTCGCGCACCAAGCAGCAAATTCTGGAAGGCAAACACCCAGAGCGCGTTGTTGTGAACGCAGTCAAACGCATGCTGCCCGGCGGCGTGCTGTCGCGTCAGCAAATGACCAACCTGCGTGTCTACGCATCGGCTGATCACCCGCATGAAGCACAATCTCCTGAGGTTCTGGACGTTAAAGCCATGAACCCGAAAAACACGCGGAGCGCATAG
- the rpsI gene encoding 30S ribosomal protein S9 has product MADEVKTLDDLNEVVDAGALAENTAAEAVSAAITREPVRDELGRSYATGKRKDAVARVWIKPGSGKVTVNGKEQNTYFARPVLQMILRQPFTVSGTEDQFDVQATVKGGGLSGQAGAVKHGISKALQLYDPSLRGALKAAGFLTRDSRVVERKKYGKAKARKSFQFSKR; this is encoded by the coding sequence ATGGCTGACGAAGTAAAAACACTCGACGACCTGAATGAGGTTGTGGACGCCGGTGCACTGGCTGAAAACACTGCCGCTGAAGCCGTGTCCGCCGCCATCACGCGCGAGCCTGTCCGTGACGAGCTGGGCCGCTCCTATGCGACCGGCAAGCGTAAAGACGCGGTCGCCCGCGTTTGGATCAAGCCGGGCTCCGGCAAGGTCACCGTGAATGGCAAAGAGCAGAACACCTATTTTGCCCGCCCCGTGCTGCAAATGATCCTGCGCCAGCCTTTCACCGTGTCCGGCACCGAAGATCAGTTCGACGTGCAAGCGACCGTCAAAGGCGGCGGCCTGTCCGGTCAAGCGGGCGCGGTCAAGCACGGCATCTCGAAAGCGCTGCAGCTTTATGATCCCTCCCTGCGCGGCGCTTTGAAAGCCGCAGGCTTCCTGACCCGCGACAGCCGTGTGGTTGAGCGGAAGAAATACGGTAAAGCCAAAGCGCGTAAGAGCTTCCAGTTCTCGAAGCGTTAA
- a CDS encoding calcium-binding protein, whose product MISAALLLAISGSFAAGLTVFEGTDEDDRLEGTDADEGFNGGDGDDSIFGGLGADVLSGGAGNDEIDGSFGDDLISGGDGNDSLFGGRGDDEIAGGAGDDFITAGRGDDIVFGEDGDDIIKSRQGNDTVYGGNGNDSIAAGRGNDTVDGGAGDDAIDGNFGDDTINAGEGDDMVFAGRGDDVVDLGAGDDSVTGGRGDDILIGGEGNDVLQGDRGDDVLIAGDGEDTLTGGKAGADLFVLDLGNPGNTITDLDAPDQIVINTATPVDIDDVEIVQVSDGTAELVIDGAVHATISGDVADLLPEDILFRDISETGNTAEEILAGYSLLEVPLNLIEGTDIGEEIDGTEVGDDIQAGAGDDIVNALTGDDNIFGGPGADMLNGNEGDDRVSGGAGNDVVNGNDGDDNLLGGGNTDQINGGDGDDLLNSGAGENDLLMGEMGNDTLLAEALSVDATLIGGEGTDTFIIEDGASGVEIADFEAGEMIVVRFDGLVRDVVVEPLSDTQAQIIVNPGNIDLRYAIIVNGPAAGALTTDDVVIEGDLPVVADPLPPIAVDPAPEPMPVL is encoded by the coding sequence ATGATTTCTGCTGCTTTGCTACTTGCCATATCTGGCTCATTTGCTGCTGGCTTGACGGTGTTTGAAGGCACCGATGAGGATGACCGCCTGGAAGGCACTGATGCTGATGAAGGGTTTAACGGTGGCGACGGTGATGACAGCATCTTCGGCGGCCTTGGGGCCGATGTCCTGTCGGGCGGTGCCGGCAACGATGAAATTGACGGCAGCTTTGGCGATGACCTGATTTCAGGGGGTGACGGCAATGACAGCCTGTTCGGCGGTCGCGGCGATGACGAGATCGCGGGCGGCGCGGGCGATGACTTTATCACCGCAGGTCGCGGCGACGACATCGTGTTCGGCGAGGATGGGGACGACATCATCAAGTCGCGCCAGGGCAATGACACGGTCTATGGCGGCAATGGGAACGACTCCATTGCGGCGGGTCGTGGCAACGATACGGTCGATGGCGGCGCCGGCGACGATGCCATTGACGGCAACTTCGGCGATGACACGATCAACGCGGGCGAAGGCGACGATATGGTCTTCGCCGGTCGCGGCGATGATGTGGTTGATTTGGGCGCGGGTGACGACAGCGTCACAGGCGGCCGGGGCGACGACATTCTGATCGGTGGCGAGGGCAATGACGTGCTGCAGGGCGACCGCGGCGACGATGTGCTGATCGCGGGCGACGGCGAGGACACGCTGACCGGCGGCAAGGCCGGTGCGGACCTGTTCGTGCTGGATCTGGGCAATCCGGGCAACACTATTACCGACCTGGATGCGCCGGACCAGATTGTGATCAACACTGCCACGCCGGTAGATATTGACGACGTCGAAATCGTGCAAGTGTCTGACGGCACAGCTGAATTGGTCATCGACGGCGCGGTGCATGCGACCATCTCTGGCGATGTGGCCGACCTGTTGCCTGAAGACATCCTGTTCCGCGACATTTCCGAGACGGGCAACACCGCCGAAGAAATTCTGGCGGGCTACTCGCTGCTTGAAGTGCCTTTGAACCTGATTGAGGGCACAGATATTGGCGAAGAGATTGACGGCACCGAAGTCGGTGACGACATCCAAGCGGGTGCTGGAGATGACATCGTGAATGCGCTTACTGGCGACGATAACATCTTTGGCGGACCGGGCGCAGATATGCTGAACGGCAATGAAGGTGACGACCGGGTATCCGGCGGGGCTGGAAATGATGTGGTCAACGGCAATGACGGGGACGACAACCTGCTGGGCGGCGGCAACACCGACCAGATCAATGGCGGCGACGGTGACGACCTGCTGAACTCCGGCGCGGGTGAGAACGACCTGCTGATGGGCGAAATGGGCAATGACACGTTGCTGGCTGAGGCGCTGAGCGTTGATGCGACACTCATAGGCGGCGAGGGCACCGACACATTCATTATTGAAGATGGTGCAAGCGGCGTGGAAATCGCCGATTTTGAAGCCGGCGAGATGATTGTCGTCCGCTTTGACGGGCTGGTACGCGACGTGGTGGTTGAGCCTCTGTCCGACACGCAAGCTCAGATCATCGTGAACCCGGGCAACATTGATTTGCGTTACGCGATTATCGTGAACGGGCCAGCGGCGGGCGCGCTGACAACGGATGATGTTGTGATCGAAGGCGATCTGCCTGTTGTAGCCGATCCGTTGCCACCTATAGCGGTAGACCCTGCACCGGAGCCAATGCCGGTTCTGTAG
- the aroB gene encoding 3-dehydroquinate synthase: MEKLRVELGERSYDILIGEGLLGQAGQLMSNLAIRGRVAVLTDENVAALHLETLRHGLSAAGIEMVSLALPAGEATKSWPHFSRAVDWLLEQRVERGDVVVALGGGVIGDLAGFAAAVLRRGVRYVQIPTSLLAQVDSSVGGKTAINSAHGKNLIGAFHQPALVLADVTALGTLSDRDFLAGYGEVMKYGLLGDASFFDWLESNAPDMAAGDVAKRIYAVKRSCEMKAAIVARDETEQGERALLNLGHTFCHALENATGYSDRLLHGEGVAVGCALAFEVSARMGLCSQEDPSRVRAHLAQMGLKRDLRDIAGDLPGPDKLVELMGQDKKVVAGTLNFIMARGIGEAFVTSDVDLQVVRDVLADSA, encoded by the coding sequence ATGGAAAAGCTGCGGGTTGAGCTGGGTGAGCGGTCCTACGACATTCTGATCGGTGAGGGATTGTTGGGGCAAGCCGGCCAGCTGATGTCCAATCTTGCTATTCGGGGCAGGGTGGCTGTTCTAACGGATGAAAACGTCGCGGCGCTGCATCTTGAGACTTTGCGGCACGGCTTGTCAGCAGCCGGTATTGAGATGGTGTCGCTGGCATTACCTGCCGGCGAGGCCACCAAAAGCTGGCCGCATTTCTCCCGTGCAGTGGATTGGCTGTTGGAACAACGTGTCGAACGCGGCGATGTCGTGGTTGCGCTCGGCGGCGGCGTCATTGGCGATCTTGCTGGATTTGCGGCTGCCGTGCTGCGACGTGGGGTGCGCTACGTTCAGATACCGACGTCTTTGCTGGCTCAGGTGGACAGCTCTGTCGGTGGTAAGACGGCAATCAATTCTGCGCATGGTAAGAACCTCATTGGCGCTTTCCACCAACCTGCTTTGGTTTTGGCTGATGTCACCGCTTTGGGCACTTTGTCGGATCGCGACTTTCTGGCGGGCTACGGAGAGGTGATGAAGTATGGGCTGCTCGGAGACGCCAGTTTCTTCGACTGGTTGGAATCCAACGCGCCCGATATGGCCGCGGGCGACGTGGCCAAGCGTATCTATGCGGTCAAACGGTCTTGCGAGATGAAAGCAGCGATCGTTGCCCGCGACGAGACGGAGCAAGGCGAACGGGCTTTGCTGAATCTTGGCCACACCTTCTGCCATGCGCTTGAAAATGCGACCGGATATTCCGACCGGCTACTGCATGGCGAAGGCGTCGCTGTGGGCTGTGCGCTTGCATTTGAGGTGTCGGCCCGGATGGGGCTTTGCAGTCAGGAAGATCCTAGCCGGGTTCGCGCGCATCTCGCGCAGATGGGACTTAAGCGCGACTTGCGCGATATCGCTGGCGACTTGCCGGGGCCAGACAAGCTGGTGGAGCTGATGGGCCAAGACAAGAAGGTCGTGGCGGGGACGCTGAATTTCATCATGGCACGTGGAATCGGCGAGGCCTTTGTGACTTCAGATGTTGATCTGCAAGTCGTTCGGGATGTCCTTGCCGACAGCGCTTAG
- a CDS encoding shikimate kinase: MPPDAPKLRKPVVLVGMMGAGKSAVGLALAQLLGVDFLDSDDAMVEAANMSIAEIFERDGEDFFRARETEVIDRLLTGKPAIVSTGGGAFMAERNRILIAEKAVTVWLKADLELLWNRVKHKTTRPLLRTDNPRRTLGEIFETRTPIYALADLAVNARDDYSIEDMARAVMAALQEAGIVGQ, from the coding sequence ATGCCACCTGACGCGCCAAAATTACGCAAACCCGTCGTGCTAGTGGGGATGATGGGCGCGGGCAAAAGCGCTGTAGGACTGGCCCTGGCCCAATTGCTCGGCGTGGACTTCCTTGATTCAGATGACGCGATGGTGGAAGCGGCGAATATGAGCATCGCCGAGATTTTTGAACGCGACGGTGAAGACTTCTTCCGTGCCCGCGAAACGGAAGTGATTGATCGGCTGCTGACCGGAAAGCCAGCCATCGTGTCAACGGGCGGCGGCGCATTCATGGCCGAGCGCAATCGCATATTGATCGCCGAGAAGGCTGTCACGGTCTGGTTGAAAGCGGATCTGGAGCTGTTGTGGAACCGCGTAAAGCACAAAACCACCCGCCCATTGCTGCGCACCGACAATCCGCGCCGCACTTTGGGAGAGATTTTTGAGACGCGCACCCCGATCTACGCTTTGGCAGACCTGGCCGTTAACGCACGGGACGACTATTCAATCGAGGATATGGCGCGCGCGGTAATGGCCGCGCTGCAAGAGGCAGGAATTGTAGGGCAATGA
- a CDS encoding site-specific tyrosine recombinase XerD, producing the protein MSEISQASSRWISAFLDAQAAELDASENTRLAYGRDLMDYAAWLERKGLTFEVAGRIDVENYLIDCDAAGLAQSTRARRLSSIKQLYRFAYEEGWRAENPAIQIKGPGRQKSLPKTLSLEEVDQLLGAAQTSAKSQDDRLRNTCMMQLLYATGMRVSELVTLPVSAARGDPRMILVRGKGDKERMVPLAPAARDALGVWIKRRDALEDAARKNGAAASKFLFPSRGKTGHLTRHRFYLLIKELAVAGGVDPSKVTPHTLRHAFATHLLAGGADLRAIQTLLGHADISTTEIYTHVLDERLKELVLEKHPLAKGN; encoded by the coding sequence ATGAGCGAGATATCGCAGGCCTCGTCCCGTTGGATCTCTGCCTTTCTTGACGCGCAAGCGGCAGAGCTGGACGCATCCGAGAACACCCGCCTTGCTTATGGGCGCGACCTGATGGACTACGCCGCGTGGCTGGAACGCAAGGGGCTGACATTTGAGGTCGCAGGCCGGATAGACGTCGAAAATTACCTGATCGATTGTGACGCTGCGGGCCTTGCTCAATCCACCCGCGCAAGGCGGCTGTCTTCGATCAAACAGCTATACCGCTTCGCCTACGAGGAAGGCTGGCGCGCAGAAAACCCCGCAATTCAAATCAAGGGCCCGGGCCGCCAGAAATCGCTTCCCAAGACATTGTCATTGGAGGAAGTTGATCAGTTGCTAGGCGCGGCGCAGACCTCAGCCAAAAGCCAAGATGACAGGCTGCGCAACACCTGCATGATGCAGCTGCTCTATGCGACGGGAATGCGGGTCAGCGAATTGGTCACCCTGCCCGTCTCTGCCGCACGTGGTGACCCCCGCATGATCCTGGTGCGCGGCAAGGGTGACAAAGAACGAATGGTGCCGCTTGCGCCCGCAGCACGTGATGCGCTGGGCGTCTGGATAAAGCGACGAGATGCTCTGGAAGATGCGGCCAGGAAAAACGGCGCTGCAGCATCCAAGTTCCTGTTCCCATCTCGCGGGAAAACGGGGCACCTGACGCGACACCGGTTCTATTTGTTGATCAAGGAGTTAGCCGTCGCGGGCGGTGTTGATCCCTCCAAGGTCACCCCTCACACATTGCGCCACGCATTTGCCACGCATCTTCTGGCGGGCGGCGCCGATCTCAGGGCCATTCAGACCCTGTTGGGGCATGCCGACATCTCGACAACTGAGATATATACCCATGTTCTGGATGAGCGGTTGAAAGAGCTGGTCTTGGAAAAACATCCATTGGCGAAGGGCAACTGA
- a CDS encoding metallophosphoesterase family protein, giving the protein MTKIAQIGTLTGDVLLFGGPYSNLQAAQALFRAAAHIPKPNRICTGDIIAYCADPVATTSLVLSEAGHCIAGNCEVQIANEAADCGCGFEEGSSCDLAAKGWYPFASDQLGADLRSTFAALPDVAVFTHNGSRYAVIHGGMTDIARFIWSNSPETVFKQEFAAVEALTGPVDGVISGHSGIPFHRRIGGKSWINAGVIGMPPHDGSQRTSYATLGRDGVKFHQLTYDADAAAQAMTRAGLTYGYETSLLTGIWPSEDVLPLDLRR; this is encoded by the coding sequence ATGACCAAAATCGCACAGATTGGCACGTTGACCGGCGATGTTTTGCTGTTTGGCGGTCCCTATTCCAACCTGCAAGCCGCGCAAGCCCTGTTTCGCGCCGCGGCACATATTCCCAAGCCAAACCGCATCTGCACCGGCGACATCATTGCCTATTGCGCCGACCCCGTTGCCACGACGTCATTAGTGTTGAGCGAAGCCGGTCATTGCATTGCAGGAAATTGTGAGGTGCAGATTGCCAACGAGGCCGCCGATTGCGGATGCGGGTTTGAAGAAGGCTCCAGCTGCGATCTGGCTGCCAAGGGTTGGTATCCTTTTGCATCCGACCAGTTGGGTGCCGATTTGCGGTCCACATTTGCCGCTCTGCCCGACGTTGCCGTCTTCACCCATAATGGCAGCAGATACGCCGTCATCCATGGCGGGATGACCGATATCGCGCGTTTCATCTGGTCAAACTCGCCAGAGACGGTCTTCAAACAAGAATTTGCCGCTGTTGAAGCGCTGACAGGGCCAGTTGATGGTGTGATCAGCGGGCATTCCGGCATCCCGTTCCACCGACGCATCGGTGGCAAGTCATGGATCAATGCGGGTGTCATCGGCATGCCGCCGCATGATGGGTCGCAGCGAACGAGCTACGCCACGTTGGGCCGGGACGGGGTGAAATTCCATCAGCTGACTTATGACGCGGACGCCGCGGCGCAGGCTATGACACGGGCCGGACTGACATATGGCTACGAGACGTCGCTACTGACGGGGATATGGCCGTCCGAAGATGTGTTGCCTTTGGATTTGCGACGCTGA
- a CDS encoding HlyC/CorC family transporter: MDDPSSLIDTASWLTAGAIILLLVMSAFFSGSETALTAASRGKLRSQADKGSPGAERALTITEDNERLIGSVLLGNNLVNILAASLATALFTNLFGESGVALATLVMTLLVLIFAEVLPKTYAITNAETAAAKVSGPISVIVLVFAPVVNVVRALVRQMLKVFGVETDPDSQILSVHEEIAGALELGHQEGVVEKEQRDRLLGALDLAERDVEEIMLHRSEIEMIDVEGTPEDIIAQCLKSAHTRLPIYRDEPENIVGVLHAKDLLRAVDKALRGPNGLTGSLNGFDVTQVMRKPYFVPETTTLEEQMRQFLAQSSHFALVVDEYGSLQGLITLEDILEEIVGEITDEFDLEEESAPEAAADGSYAIEGAMTIRDLNRQMDWDLPDEEANTVAGLVIHEAQSIPDEGQVFSFHGYRFEVAQKSENRITNLKVRPL, encoded by the coding sequence ATGGACGACCCTTCATCGCTGATCGACACCGCCTCCTGGCTCACTGCGGGGGCGATCATCTTGTTGTTGGTGATGTCGGCCTTCTTCTCCGGCTCGGAAACCGCGCTGACTGCCGCCTCCCGCGGTAAGCTGCGTTCGCAAGCTGACAAAGGTTCCCCCGGGGCGGAACGCGCCCTGACTATCACCGAAGACAATGAGCGGCTGATCGGGTCGGTTCTATTGGGCAACAACCTTGTGAATATTTTGGCAGCTTCGCTTGCTACCGCGTTGTTTACCAATCTTTTTGGTGAATCCGGCGTTGCTTTGGCAACACTTGTGATGACCCTGCTGGTGCTGATCTTTGCGGAGGTGCTCCCAAAAACCTACGCGATCACAAATGCGGAAACGGCGGCGGCAAAAGTCTCTGGGCCGATCTCGGTCATTGTTCTTGTGTTTGCGCCTGTCGTCAACGTGGTCCGCGCGCTTGTCAGGCAGATGTTGAAGGTGTTCGGCGTCGAAACCGACCCCGACAGCCAGATCCTTTCCGTCCATGAAGAAATTGCGGGTGCTTTGGAGTTAGGCCACCAAGAGGGTGTGGTCGAGAAAGAACAACGGGATCGCTTGCTGGGCGCGCTCGATTTGGCGGAACGCGACGTTGAAGAGATTATGTTGCACCGCTCCGAGATCGAGATGATCGATGTCGAAGGAACGCCCGAAGACATCATCGCGCAATGCCTGAAGTCAGCCCATACGCGGCTGCCTATTTACCGCGATGAACCTGAAAATATTGTAGGCGTCCTGCATGCAAAAGACCTGCTACGTGCTGTGGACAAGGCCTTGCGCGGCCCTAACGGGCTTACCGGCTCGTTAAATGGCTTTGACGTGACCCAAGTCATGCGCAAACCCTATTTCGTACCTGAGACCACCACTCTGGAAGAGCAGATGCGCCAATTTCTCGCGCAGAGCAGCCATTTTGCGTTGGTTGTGGACGAGTATGGCAGCCTGCAGGGGCTGATCACACTTGAAGATATTTTGGAAGAAATCGTGGGTGAGATCACCGACGAGTTCGACCTTGAGGAAGAAAGCGCGCCCGAGGCCGCCGCTGATGGCAGCTACGCGATTGAGGGCGCGATGACGATCCGCGACCTGAACCGCCAGATGGATTGGGACCTGCCAGATGAGGAAGCCAACACGGTTGCGGGCTTGGTCATTCACGAAGCGCAATCCATTCCTGACGAGGGTCAGGTCTTCAGCTTCCATGGCTACCGCTTTGAAGTTGCGCAGAAATCGGAGAACCGCATCACCAACTTGAAGGTTCGCCCGTTGTGA
- a CDS encoding nucleoside hydrolase, with amino-acid sequence MSARKIIIDTDPGQDDAVAILLALASPELDVLGITAVAGNVPLPLTQKNALIVCELAGRTDIAVYAGCDAPMGRKLVTAEHVHGKTGLDGPQLPTPQMALHDGHAVDFIIETLRREDPGTVTLCPLGPLTNIATAFDKAPDIVDRVQEIVLMGGAYFQVGNITPAAEFNIYVDPEAADIVFKSGVPLVVMPLDVTHKALTTAPRVEAFRAMGTEPGRMVAEWTDFFERFDKEKYGSAGAPLHDPCVIAYLLEPDLFTGRHVNVVIETGSELTLGMTVADWWRVTDRAPNAMFMGDLDADGFFALLTERIARL; translated from the coding sequence GTGAGCGCGCGCAAGATCATCATTGACACTGATCCCGGACAGGACGACGCGGTTGCTATCTTGCTGGCCCTGGCCTCGCCAGAGCTGGATGTGCTGGGCATCACCGCTGTTGCGGGCAACGTCCCCCTTCCGCTTACGCAGAAAAACGCGTTGATCGTTTGCGAATTGGCGGGCCGCACCGATATCGCGGTCTATGCCGGTTGTGACGCGCCAATGGGGCGCAAACTGGTAACTGCCGAGCATGTGCATGGCAAAACTGGATTGGACGGGCCACAGCTGCCGACGCCTCAGATGGCATTGCACGACGGCCACGCGGTCGACTTCATTATTGAAACCCTGCGCCGCGAGGACCCCGGAACAGTTACCCTTTGCCCACTGGGGCCGCTGACAAACATCGCGACGGCCTTTGACAAAGCGCCGGACATCGTCGACCGCGTTCAGGAAATTGTACTGATGGGCGGCGCCTATTTTCAGGTCGGCAACATCACCCCCGCCGCGGAATTCAACATCTACGTTGACCCCGAAGCCGCTGATATTGTGTTCAAATCCGGCGTCCCCCTTGTTGTCATGCCATTGGATGTCACCCATAAAGCCCTGACCACGGCACCGCGTGTCGAGGCATTCCGCGCCATGGGGACCGAACCGGGGCGGATGGTGGCAGAATGGACCGACTTCTTTGAACGGTTCGACAAGGAAAAATATGGCTCGGCGGGCGCGCCGCTGCACGACCCCTGCGTCATCGCCTATCTGTTGGAACCGGACCTGTTTACCGGGCGGCATGTCAATGTGGTGATTGAAACCGGATCGGAACTCACCCTGGGCATGACGGTGGCCGACTGGTGGCGGGTGACTGACCGCGCCCCCAATGCGATGTTTATGGGAGATCTGGATGCCGATGGTTTCTTTGCTCTCCTGACCGAGCGGATTGCGCGCTTGTAA